The DNA segment AAACAGTACCTTTGCAGCCTCAAATTAATAATCATTAAAAAGTAAAATTATGCCTGTAAAGATCAGATTAACCAGACAAGGAAAAAAAGGTTATCCTTTTTACCACATTGTTGCAGCTGATAGCAGGGCGCCACGGGATGGCAAGTATATCGAAAGATTGGGTTCGTACAATCCGAACACACATCCGGCCACCGTCGAACTGGATTTCGACAAGGCCCTTACTTGGTTGAACAATGGAGCCCAACCGACCGAAACATGTAGAAATATCCTGTCCCATGAAGGTGTTTTGTTAAAAAAACATTTGCTGGAAGGAGTAAAGAAAGGGGCTTTTTCAGAATCAGAAGCTGAAACCCGTTTTGATAAATGGATTTCAGAAAAACGTTCCAAAGTAGAATCATTGAAAAACAATGCTACTAAAGAAAAGAACGAAGTTGCACGTAAGCGTCTTGAAGAGGAAATGAAAGCTAAAGAAGCTACAGCCCAGAAAGTAGCAGAAAAATTAGCAGCCCTTGAGCCTAAAGCTGAAGTTGCCGCTGAAGCAGAAGCATCTGCCGAAACCGCAGCAGAAGAGACCCCTGAAGTAGAAAATACCGAATCAGCGGAAGCATCTGAAACGCCTGCTGAATA comes from the Bacteroidales bacterium genome and includes:
- a CDS encoding 30S ribosomal protein S16, with the translated sequence MPVKIRLTRQGKKGYPFYHIVAADSRAPRDGKYIERLGSYNPNTHPATVELDFDKALTWLNNGAQPTETCRNILSHEGVLLKKHLLEGVKKGAFSESEAETRFDKWISEKRSKVESLKNNATKEKNEVARKRLEEEMKAKEATAQKVAEKLAALEPKAEVAAEAEASAETAAEETPEVENTESAEASETPAE